Within Triticum dicoccoides isolate Atlit2015 ecotype Zavitan chromosome 1B, WEW_v2.0, whole genome shotgun sequence, the genomic segment TACAGACTATTCAAACGCCTGATCTGCTTTATGTTTATGACAGAAAAATGGTGGAGCAAAACTTAGACATTGAAACAACAAGAAACGAAGACCACTATGGTGCAGCTATCCACCATCTCTCGCTGCTCCGCAACAAAAGATGCCTCATGGCTTACATGTACACTATTCAAATCTCACATCGGGCTCTCTCTCCCCTTCAATGTTGATTATACATGCTTAACCTGCTTTTGGGTGTACACTAGCTGAAATCATTGTATCTAACTAGGTACAACCGAGCAGAAACTATTCGGAGTTTTAGATGGAAAATTGGTCCTGTGCTTCCTCATGAAATACAAGAAAAGCTCAATTTCTCGGAGAAAGAGTACTTCAGAAGCCACTCTTCAGCCATTAAGTCTTATATCTCAGAGATGGATATAGATTTAACAGTGGTATGTATATTTCCTGTTTCATTCACTTTTTGGGGATGAACCACGATTACCGGACTTCTTCTACATTTTTTATAGGACATGGTACCCCCCAAGGATCCTTATATCCAGGTTCGAGTGCTGGAGGACATTGGTGAAGTATCTCTTGGTGACCATTCCGTGTCATTGACAAAAAATTCACT encodes:
- the LOC119307786 gene encoding DNA replication complex GINS protein PSF1-like; translation: MYARRASQLLKELDACEPGQLVVFNSDVFDQVIRECGEHNAQFQALIRKMVEQNLDIETTRNEDHYGAAIHHLSLLRNKRCLMAYMYNRAETIRSFRWKIGPVLPHEIQEKLNFSEKEYFRSHSSAIKSYISEMDIDLTVDMVPPKDPYIQVRVLEDIGEVSLGDHSVSLTKNSLHFLRRTDAEQFISQGLMEEFLE